Proteins from one Scylla paramamosain isolate STU-SP2022 chromosome 3, ASM3559412v1, whole genome shotgun sequence genomic window:
- the LOC135088682 gene encoding uncharacterized protein DDB_G0287625-like, with the protein MENNNNNNNNNNKNKSCSSSSSSSSSSSSSSSNNNNNNNNNNNNNKSNSSSSINNNNNNNNNNNNNNYNNCNNNNHKNNNNNNNNNNNNNNNNNNNNNSSNSNIINSSSISSNSSSNSNNNSSNNNNNNNSNNNNNNNNNSNNNNNNSNNNNNNNNNNNNNNDDDDDDDNNNNNNNNNNNNNSSTSNNSSSSTSNNNNNNNNNNNDDDDDDNNNNNNNNNNNNNNNSSSTSNNSSSSSSSNSSSNNNNNKNNNNNNNNNNNNTYQDQ; encoded by the exons atGGAG aacaacaacaacaacaacaacaacaacaacaaaaacaaaagctgtagcagtagcagcagcagcagcagcagcagcagcagcagcagcagcaacaacaacaacaacaacaacaacaacaacaacaacaacaaaagcaacagcagcagcagcatcaacaacaacaacaacaacaacaacaacaacaacaacaacaactacaacaactgcaacaacaacaaccacaagaacaacaacaataacaacaacaacaacaacaacaacaacaacaacaacaacaacaacaacaacagcagtaacagcaacatcatcaacagcagcagcatcagcagcaatagcagcagcaacagcaacaacaacagcagcaacaacaacaacaacaataacagcaacaacaacaacaacaacaacaacaacagtaacaacaac aacaacaacagcaacaacaacaacaacaacaacaacaacaacaacaacaacaacgacgacgacgacgacgacgataacaacaacaacaacaacaacaacaacaacaacaacaatagcagcaccagcaataacagcagcagcagcactagcaacaacaacaacaacaacaacaacaacaacaacgacgacgacgacgacgataacaacaacaacaacaacaacaacaacaacaacaataacaacaacagtagcagcaccagcaataacagcagcagcagcagcagcagcaacagcagtagcaacaacaacaacaacaaaaacaacaacaacaacaacaacaacaacaacaacaacacataccAAGACCAATAA